In Meiothermus ruber DSM 1279, the following proteins share a genomic window:
- the odhB gene encoding 2-oxoglutarate dehydrogenase complex dihydrolipoyllysine-residue succinyltransferase, with the protein MALELKIPAVGESITEVEIGQWLKKEGDTVKVDEPLVELVTDKATLELPAPVAGRLTKILIPSGQAKVGDVVALLEEGAAEASSGAPSQSTPAPSQAAATESKVMPAAERLAAQAGLQASSIPGSGPGGRVLKEDVQRAVTTPPPTPQPTPSAPPAPPVQKGERREDVVPMTPLRRRIAERLLAAKQNTAMLTTFNEADMSAVMELRKEYGEAFQKKYGFKLGFMSFFVKAVVQALQEIPQLNAEIRGTDIVYHRYYDIGIAVGGGEGLVVPVIRDADRLSMAQIEAVIADFGARVREKKIKPEELMGGTFTITNGGIYGSLNSTPILNPPQVGILGMHAIVERPVAKNGAVVIRPMMNLALSYDHRIVDGREAVTFLKRIKELIENPVRLTLEI; encoded by the coding sequence ATGGCCTTAGAACTGAAAATACCTGCAGTTGGCGAGTCCATCACCGAAGTTGAGATTGGTCAGTGGCTTAAGAAGGAAGGGGACACGGTTAAGGTTGATGAGCCCCTGGTGGAACTGGTTACCGATAAAGCCACCCTCGAGCTGCCCGCACCGGTGGCCGGGCGGCTGACCAAAATCCTCATCCCCAGTGGACAGGCCAAGGTGGGCGATGTGGTAGCCCTGCTGGAAGAAGGCGCCGCCGAAGCCTCGAGCGGCGCCCCCAGCCAGAGCACCCCGGCCCCCAGCCAGGCCGCGGCCACCGAGAGCAAGGTGATGCCGGCAGCCGAGCGACTGGCGGCACAGGCCGGCCTGCAGGCCTCGAGCATTCCGGGTAGCGGCCCGGGCGGCCGGGTCTTGAAAGAAGACGTACAGCGAGCGGTAACCACACCGCCCCCCACCCCGCAACCCACGCCCAGCGCCCCGCCCGCCCCGCCAGTACAAAAAGGCGAACGCCGCGAGGATGTGGTGCCCATGACCCCCCTGCGCCGCCGCATTGCCGAGCGTTTGCTGGCAGCCAAGCAGAATACCGCCATGCTCACCACCTTCAACGAGGCCGATATGAGCGCGGTGATGGAGCTGCGCAAGGAGTACGGCGAGGCCTTCCAGAAGAAATACGGCTTCAAGCTGGGCTTTATGAGCTTTTTTGTGAAAGCGGTGGTGCAGGCCCTGCAGGAAATCCCGCAGCTCAACGCCGAGATCCGCGGAACCGATATCGTTTACCACCGCTACTACGACATCGGCATCGCCGTGGGCGGGGGCGAGGGCCTGGTGGTACCGGTGATTCGCGATGCCGACCGGCTCTCGATGGCCCAGATTGAGGCGGTAATTGCCGACTTTGGAGCCAGGGTACGGGAAAAGAAAATCAAACCCGAAGAGTTGATGGGCGGTACCTTCACCATCACCAACGGGGGCATCTACGGCTCGCTCAACTCCACGCCCATTCTCAATCCGCCCCAGGTGGGCATCCTGGGCATGCACGCCATCGTCGAGCGTCCGGTTGCCAAAAACGGCGCAGTGGTCATCCGCCCGATGATGAACCTGGCCCTTTCCTACGATCACCGCATTGTGGATGGGCGGGAGGCCGTCACCTTCCTCAAGCGCATCAAGGAACTCATCGAAAACCCCGTACGGCTAACCCTGGAAATCTAA